Proteins from a genomic interval of Lycium ferocissimum isolate CSIRO_LF1 chromosome 2, AGI_CSIRO_Lferr_CH_V1, whole genome shotgun sequence:
- the LOC132046994 gene encoding cytochrome P450 85A1, translated as MAFFLVVLAFFFGLCIFSTALLRWNQVKYNNKNLPPGTMGWPLFGETTEFLKLGPSFMKNQRARFGSFFKSHILGCPTIVSMDPELNRYVLVNEAKGLVPGYPQSMLDILGKCNIAAVNGSAHKYMRGALLSLISPTMIRDQLLPKIDEFMRSHLSNWDNKVIDIQEKTNKMAFLSSLKQIAGIESSSLAQEFMPEFFKLVLGTLSLPINLPNTNYRRGFQARKIIVSLLRTLIEERRASKQIQHDMLGYLMNEEANRYKLTDDEMIDLIITLLYSGYETVSTTSMMAVKYLHDHPKVLEELRKEHMAIREKKKPEDPIDYNDYKAMRFTRAVILETSRLATIVNGVLRKTTQDMEINGYIIPKGWRIYVYTREVNYDPRIYPDPYTFNPWRWLGRNLENQNSFLIFGGGTRQCPGKELGVAEISTFLHYFVTKYRWEEVGGDKLMKFPRVEAPNGLRIRVSTY; from the exons ATGGCCTTCTTCTTAGTTGTTCTCGCTTTCTTTTTTGGGCTGTGCATCTTTAGTACTGCTTTATTGAGATGGAACCAAGTCAAGTATAACAACAAAAACTTGCCCCCTGGTACTATGGGTTGGCCACTTTTTGGTGAGACTACTGAGTTTCTTAAGCTTGGCCCTAGCTTTATGAAAAACCAAAGAGCCAG ATTTGGGAGTTTTTTCAAATCACATATACTTGGGTGTCCAACAATAGTGTCAATGGATCCAGAGTTAAATAGATATGTACTTGTGAACGAGGCAAAAGGACTGGTCCCAGGATACCCACAGTCGATGCTAGACATTTTAGGAAAATGCAATATTGCAGCTGTCAATGGTTCGGCTCACAAGTACATGAGGGGTGCATTGTTATCTCTAATTAGCCCTACCATGATCAGAGACCAGCTTTTGCCTAAAATTGATGAGTTCATGAGATCCCACTTGAGCAATTGGGATAACAAAGTCATTGATATTCAAGAAAAAACCAATAAG ATGGCATTTCTGTCATCATTGAAGCAAATTGCTGGGATTGAATCTAGCTCTTTAGCTCAAGAATTCATGCCTGAATTCTTCAAGCTTGTACTAGGCACTCTTTCACTGCCCATCAACCTCCCCAACACGAACTATCGTCGCGGATTTCAG GCAAGGAAAATTATTGTGAGCCTACTGAGGACACTCATAGAAGAGAGAAGAGCTTCAAAGCAAATTCAACATGATATGCTTGGTTACTTGATGAATGAAGAAGCAAATAGATACAAATTAACAGATGATGAGATGATTGATTTAATCATAACCCTCTTGTACTCTGGATATGAAACTGTTTCCACCACTTCTATGATGGCTGTCAAATATCTTCACGATCATCCAAAAGTTCTTGAAGAACTCAGA AAAGAACACATGGCaattagagaaaagaaaaaacctGAGGATCCTATTGATTACAACGATTACAAGGCAATGCGGTTCACACGAGCT GTGATTTTAGAGACCTCCAGGTTAGCAACAATAGTAAATGGGGTTCTGAGAAAAACCACTCAAGATATGGAAATAAATG gaTACATCATTCCTAAAGGATGGAGAATATACGTATACACAAGGGAGGTGAATTATGATCCAAGGATTTATCCTGATCCATATACATTCAATCCATGGAGATGGCTG GGTAGGAACCTGGAGAACCAAAATTCGTTCTTGATATTTGGAGGTGGTACTAGACAATGTCCTGGAAAGGAACTTGGTGTAGCAGAAATATCTACATTCCTTCATTACTTCGTTACAAAGTACAG ATGGGAAGAAGTAGGAGGAGATAAACTGATGaagtttccaagagttgaagcaCCAAATGGACTACGTATTAGAGTTTCAACTTACTAA